The window CCTGCAGGTATGTTCTTATGTGCATCAACTTTTTGCAGCTGCGAGAGCCCAAGATTCTACCATGTCTGCAGGTTTTGTAGCTAACTTTATCAAATTTACTTGTCAAATCCCAGTTATATTTTAGGATAAGATCACTCCTGAATTTTCCCAACATGATTTATGATGTTGGTAGGTATGCTAAACCAATTATTTGCATTTCAACCCCCTTTCACTTTTTaaactcttttttctttctttttctttatggTGGAGTGCTAAGCTCGATTGGCCCTTGATTTTCACCATCCCACACTCCTTTCATATGTATACTTCTTTTTGAATGGCAGTGCTCATCATTCAACTATGGTTGGtcacttttcttcttcttttttttttcacttttctaAAAAGGAAAGTTATGTGCTATTTTCCACCTATATGTCACTGAACTGTGAGTACAGTTAGAACTCTAATCGCTCATATAGGTTGGAATTAGCACGAAATTTTCAGTTGATGCCAAATAATCTACCTTTTGAGCTTCATGCTTCACATTGGTTTGTCAATTTCACCCTTCCCCCAATTTTCAGGCCATGGAGCATACATATACCATGACTGTTGATGACACCGAGTGTGCATATTTCGATGAACTCCATCAACTCCAAGATTTCGGTGCTGAAAACAAGGAGAGCATCGCGGAATTGCTCTGGGCGTTCTTCGACTACTGGGCATTCCGCCACGATTACAGGCGCGGCGTCATCTCCGTTCGCACAGGGAGCACAATCAGGTAATAAGAACCAACGGTCTTTTCTGAACAACAAAATTTCAGCATCGTTTTCATCAGATTTCACGTCAGTCTGGAAGAATTTTACTAGTTCACTTCACTCTATATGATTTATTGTGAACAGTAAGCAGGAGAAGAACTGGACTACTCGCGTCGGAAACGACCGCCACCTGCTGTGCATCGAGGACCCGTTTGAGACCGAGCATGATCTAGGCCGTGCAGTTGACCGGCAGACGATCAGGATCCTCAAGGAAGAGTTCGAGCGAGCTGCAGCCTTGCTGCAGTACAACAATGACCCCTGCGTGGCTCTCTTCGAGCCCTATGACCATGAAAATTAATCAACTGACAGGTAGCTTAGAGGACAGTTCGACGACGATATCGAGAAATGAGATAAATCGTTAAGACATCTGATAAACAAAATACTAACTGGTCGAAACGTAGAATTCGTGCCGGTGCATTAAGGGGGTGTTTGGGACTTTGGATCCAATCCAAGTGATAATGCCTcaaagtgctaaagtttagcactattCTATCCAAACGGCCAACACTTGAAAACTTTAGTAAAGTTATAAGTGCTAAAGTTAAGCACTCAACAGCCTATCCAAAAAATATAAGATCTCATTTGTGATAAATTTAAGAAAAAACGATGGTAAGAATTGTTGCAGGCCGCAATAAGTTCCTGTAACTGGCACGCTTGCACGTGAGTGCTCTGCACCCTGAAGAGGCAAATTTAATTATCTGATTTGGAACATGCCATTGAGGCCAACACTGATTGCCTGTACTGTAGGCCAATGACGCATTCTTGCAATCTCACTTCCCAGGATTTATGAAACAATTTCCATGATATTAGACATCTCGTAATTCTTAACAAAAATAAATAGGGCACCCTGTAAGCTCACTTAACTCCAAACTTATGGCGTCAAGTGTCTGACAGTGTAGTCGCTACCGTACTCGGTACCAGGAAGGCAGGAACCTATCACGTATAATTCCTATTTTCCGagggaaaaagatacaagaggaTGGTTTCTACCCTAGCCAACTGGCCTTTTCATGGCCCTAATCTCCTAGGCTAAGTATCAAACCTTGCTTCCAAATAATACCGCCCACTACTGCACATCTCCCCCAACACAGAGCTAGGCCAAGTGGCCAACTTATGGCACAAAGAATGGCAGCTCTATGATCTTTCCAGGTTTGTGTATCTCCTTTTGTATCTTCATCATGATCTCACCTCATCAAACGGTATGTACGATCTTCACGTGGCCTTCGTTTTGATATAGTCAGCCTGGTTAAAATTTTCATTGTACAACATGCCCGTTGGAGAAATGAGCCGTTGTAAACCACTTGCAAACCGACTCTGCAATGTACAGTTGGACACATTGTTCAAGAAAACCAGATTACGGCTAGTAAAGACATTAGATGTTTGATGTAAAGATATCCACTATATAGAAATGACCATACCCACTGAAACAAGACGAGTATCCACCAGCATCCTGGCAAGCTACCAAATTTGTTGCGGAGAACCTTTCAAGatgaaacaataaaaaatatCACCATCATAAGCCTTTTAACCTCAGACTATGTAGTATGGATTCTCGCTCTTTTCCTTGCTCAACCTAATCAACTGACAGCAATCAAAAGTGAACAGAAGGTAGAAAGTACTGTGGAAATCATATTCTTATTATTGATTGTCCAGGCTCCTGATCCCTCTTTTTAATTTAAGTAGCAGAAAGATTCATGTGGTCTCCCACTAATGACTCACGACAGGAAAAAGGAGAACAAACAGGCATACCATCAATAGAAGGGTTCCAATGCAAAAGCATACACCCATTGATTGACTCAAATATCGCAGATCCCTTCCAGCCTAAAAGATGACGGAAATATAAATTAGATGTCAGCACATTGTCCAGCAAATGATAGGCAAAAATATGCTGGCCTTACAAAATTATGCATGAACAGCCCTTCGTCCATGCCATAATGTCAAAGATTGTTCAAATTATTACACTACTACTATGCCTTTTTTGCATGGTAATAGTATGAGGGCTCCTCTGGTATGTTATTGATATGTTTATTGCAAAAGCAATCATACTCAAGCATGCAAATTTATCTGGCATAGTGTCTGTTGGCTTGTGTCCAATCAACACGGCGAATTTTAGGTAGCCCCAGGAGTTGGGCACTCTTTGGATGGTCACCAAATTTTTAGAAGAAACTCAGCTTCTTAGTCATACCTCAtgcatttttcttttcaaatgctTGGCCAAATGCCCCGTGCAACCAAAACATTGGCCAAAATTGTTGCCAATGTTTGGTAGGGCTAGTTTGGGTGCAAAACAAACGAGTCTTGTTAACCCAATGCACTTTAAAGGAGAATCCATGTGGGCCAGAGCCAGACAGGTGACATAAATCAGATTATCAACATACCAATAATGTTCCTTCAAGGGAGTGTACTGAAGGAGTCACCAGCAACACACTGAAATATGGAGCCAGTACTCTGTGCATCTGTCGGAAATATAAGGCAGACGTAATGAGTTACAAAGAAAATTCAAGCATTAAACACTAGTGGCCAAGCATGAATAATATCTCGACTTTTTTTTGAAGCGATGTTTCAGACCTGTTGGATGACCATTCTGTCATTGGTAAAGAGACTAGGGAAAAGCCATGGAACAAGTGTCCCTACTGCCCCCAAAACCGCTCCAGTAATCACTCCAATGATCACAAGTGACTTCAATAGCATCCTTGCCTACAATAAAGTCAGCTTTAGGATTTTTCATAATAAGGAACAAAGTATTCACACAGTTTAGTGCTGAAATGAATTTGAAGTATGCTGTGTCAACCATTAGCTGCTGCTCTAATGGAGAAGGAAGGTCTGTGCGAATACACTTTCCATGAAAAGTATATAGAACATGAAAGCTCAAAAGGATGTGTCTTCTCAGAAACAAACTGCTGAAGAGAGGCTAAACTGTATCAATTGACTCATCAGGTGTAATTGGTTTGCTTTAGAGGAACCatatgaaatcatataaatacAAGTGTGCAAGGACACATGTTCATCAAACAACGCATTACTGTCAATGCCGGTAAGGGCAACCTGCTATAGCGTTGTTATTTACATAAATTTTAACACTGCAATCAATAGGTAGGTACCTTGATCAAATTACGATTAGCACCATATATCAGCTCCGGCATGAATGACTGTGCAGTTTGTGACAAAGGCTCACCCCAAACAGTACACATGCATAAGATGTTAATCATAACCTTCAAAAAATATGACATAAACAATAAATTTATCAAATTCCCTTCTATTAGATATTCCCTCATAAGTAATCGTTTTGTAAGTCACCAAGTATAAACCTGATGCGCTGCAAGAGTTACTGCTCCCATAGAAGTCGCTGAATATGTGAGCAATGCATAAAATGCTACCtgaagaaaattttgaaataattcGTTACAATGATATGAAGAAAATATACAGATTTTCGGACCCCAAAATGATACCTTGGATGTCATTGTCACGAAAACAGGAGCTGCAATTTCAAATATCTGCAGCAGCTCTCTCGCTGATGGAATCGTAAATGAGAAAGCTCGAAAACCCTTATTGTTTAGATTCTGCATCATCATGAACGCTGCAATAACCTGATAGTGTGTCAAAAAATAGCCACTCAAGAGACAAACCCAACAATCAAAACAAATTGACTATAGGTCAACATTAGTAGCCAGAGGAAGACGGTATAGTGATCAAATCATGAAGAAAGAGAACTTGCTGATAAGAAATGAAGTTTATACTTATAGGTTTCAGAGGCTGTctgggaaaaaaaaacttttaccTCTCTGGTATTTCACTTGGGGACAAATCAGAATGTTGTTACATGCTTTTTGGGTGACAGACAGCCTAGGCCAAGTCCTGAGCATAGCAAGAAGGAATTATCCATCTAGTTCTTGTGTGCCCCTCATAGATGATCTCCTCTCCTTTAACCTTGAATAGAGAGGAGTATCCTGCCATAAGCATATAATAGGTACAAACTATTCTTTTTCAAGTTAAACTAACCTGAGACTTCATTATCTCTCGATTTCTAGCTTAATGTGCAAGACAACGTAACAAGTCCATCTTCCATAAAATTGAGGTGAAAGGGCCTCTAGCCTAGTGGTTAGAGCATCTGAGTAGCACAAAAGGGCCGGGTTCGAGTCCTCACAGGAGTGAATTTACGGCGCtggtttttaaaaaaatcccctcatGCTGGGGTTCAGGGATTTTCTAGGATGGGAGCAGGTTGCTTCTTAATGAAAAGTCGTGGCACCATAACATAGAGAGAGGAAGTCAATAAGTGCCACCAGAGACGTGAGATGGTGACTGGAAAAGTGTGTCGTTACCTGTGAAACCATAGTTGCCCAGGCCGCACCAGCAATTCCAAAACCACAAACAGAGCAAAGAAATATATCACCAACACCATTTACCACAGTAGCAGCTGCCAATGCTTTCAAAGGACCCCAAGAATCCTTCATGCCCAGACTGAGTTATACAAAACACACTATATAATAAGAGATGCATCCAATCAAGATAGTTGTAATATAGATAGCTTATAAGTATTCatttactccctccatactcgaaaagaatgtcgttttggacaaggtttggatcaaacattgggaatataaatcatgaataactttcAAGTCGTTGAGATTCAAAATACAAAAactatatgaatagatttgtcttgaaaaatactttcaaaaaagtataaatatataatgttatgataaatatttttataaaaataagaagtcaaagttaacctttggagaccgtgtccctgtccaaaacgacattctttttgagtatggagggagtatatctgAACCATTTTATTAATGTAAGTGTGTAGCTGTGTAACCCATGTTCATGTCAATATTAAGACTTGGTGATTACAAGTCCTGACTATTCTTAATACTACAATTGCCAAATTCAAAAAGATATCTACCAGTGTTCCACTAGTTCTCGCTAAAACTCTTAAGAATTATGCACATTTCCACTGCTCTGCTACAATTATAGCATTTGAGAAAGCAGTTGGGGATCTAGAGTAGAGATATAGCTTTTAACCCACATTCCAAACTTCTGCTTAATGACTTCGATTAACTTTTAGCATTAGGTTTTTCTTTTGTGgctaattttactattttaatCTGAATAAACAAAAGTAATACATTTAGACTTCAACAACCTGCAGtttgacaaagaagaaagacaaGACAGAATTAGCAGGCACAAAAGTATAACGAGAACTACCAACCTATATCCAATAAAATAAGAGAAAAGGAATAGGCATAGCATGTACCTGGCACTTTGAGCAACTAAGCCCACAAGAACTGCAGGCCATGCAAAGCCTCTTATCTGAAAGTAAGTACACATATTGGTACATGTTATTTCACACAAAAAGGGGAGGTTAACTTTATATCCTATAATATAGGGTATTTGAAGAATCCAACAAGCTTAGAAGTTGGTGTGAAACAAGAATCCAAGCCACCTAGCCAAGTAAGGAAAGGGGTCTATCCAGACGGTCTAGGGACAAAGATAATAAACATATAATAGAGACAAACTAGGCAATTCAAAAGATAGTTTTACAGAATATGATAATAAGCAATATCTGGAGCTAAATAAGCATAACACAGTTTGAAGATCAATTGTGATATATGAACCTCATCTGCATCAGGTGAGGACGTGACGTGATCATGTCATATCAGTTCACCACATGAAAATATGCAAAAGTACAGCTTTCTCACATGTAGACTTCATACGTAGAAAACAAGTCCATCGGGTCTTATCATCCATCATTAACACCCATGTTTACACATAACTCTACCAGCTAGTTAAATATTGAAAGTAATGTGTGAAGGAAGCTATCAGAAAAAATGACCATGAGTTCATTTTTGAACCtgccttgatttttttttctgtctgTTTACCATTCTCATGCACAAGCCTACAAGGTTTTGTTTCACATACAACATAAAGTTGAAATTTGATTTATGCTAGTATTTTTTTAGTGCTATGCTCAGTAAGAGAAAATTCAAACCATAACATGATAGCTATATATCCCAGAGAAATATGACATTTCCTATAGATTAAACCGGGGAGTAATGTCGCAGAGAGAGATGTTGAACTATACAAACCTGTGCATATGTATTGGCCGAAGAGATAATTTCATAATTCCCTGATCCAGCAAAAGCTGGAAagcagaaaaaagaaaacaggTTATATAGTTCAATGGAGGATAGTGCAGGTACCACATATGAAGTTCAATTAATGTATCAAGAGTATAGCAAAGGATTATATGTGGAACAACAAACTGAAAGGAGAAATATAAGCGTGTTCTATCTTTTCTAACCAAACACCCTAATCTGAAAATAAGACTAAAATCAGAACAGTAGTCAAGATAAGGTGAGTACATAATCCGTACTTCAAACAGCATTGCGTGCTTGGTTGAGTCTACGACAAAGCGAAAAAGCAGTAAATGAGATAATACTATGACTACTTAAGTAATCATCACGATTTCATTAGAAATACAAAATGCTCAACACATCAAAGTATGAAAAGCTGGATGATAGTTGTAGCTCCAGATACTATTTTTCTTTAGAGTCTTACCAGTCAATGCTTGAGTACCAAAAACCTTGGTGAACAAAAACATTCCTATGCCACACGTAAGAGCAATAAACAGCAACATAGATACTTGATGTTGTGCAAGGTCTTCGTCCTGCATAGAGTAACTGCAACCAGATTAGGTTACCGATACAGTAAGAATGTAAAATCCAAGAAGGTGATTGACATCTGACACTGATAACCATTGAGCACACAAAGTACGACTGTAACAACATGCCAAACTGCCAAGTGCTAAAATTCACGAATCACAAGAGCTTGGTTTCACATTTAGTCTATAAACTGCTAGGTATCCTATGGAGGGCCTGGTCCAATATTCTTAATACCAAAGAAATGTATAGTCACATGAAGAGGGAGCAAACTTATATCAAAAGTCAAGCATGCTGGGGAATGATTATCCTTTTTTTTGTCACAGCTTCCTTAATTTGGCACCTCTAATCTTTTGAAAAAG is drawn from Panicum virgatum strain AP13 chromosome 1N, P.virgatum_v5, whole genome shotgun sequence and contains these coding sequences:
- the LOC120654486 gene encoding protein DETOXIFICATION 46, chloroplastic-like, with protein sequence MSAHLRLLSAAHSIPTPAPTRAPTSLHRLRQRLPAPPPAARLRLLRPPRLEESPRLSSAARCRCAGSAVAEDGGEQAAAGIWEQVRDIVVFAGPALGLWICGPLMSLIDTMVIGQTSALQLAALGPGTVFCDYLSYIFMFLSVATSNMVATSLAKKDEDLAQHQVSMLLFIALTCGIGMFLFTKVFGTQALTAFAGSGNYEIISSANTYAQIRGFAWPAVLVGLVAQSASLGMKDSWGPLKALAAATVVNGVGDIFLCSVCGFGIAGAAWATMVSQVIAAFMMMQNLNNKGFRAFSFTIPSARELLQIFEIAAPVFVTMTSKVAFYALLTYSATSMGAVTLAAHQVMINILCMCTVWGEPLSQTAQSFMPELIYGANRNLIKARMLLKSLVIIGVITGAVLGAVGTLVPWLFPSLFTNDRMVIQQMHRVLAPYFSVLLVTPSVHSLEGTLLAGRDLRYLSQSMGVCFCIGTLLLMVLRNKFGSLPGCWWILVLFQWSRFASGLQRLISPTGMLYNENFNQADYIKTKAT